The nucleotide window CGGGGGCGGTCTCCCGGGGCCGCTTCGACCATGTGCCCGGCCTGCTGCGGGAGGCGGGAGCGCGTCTGCTGTTCCACGGCGTGGCCCAGCGGCCGGGCAAGCCCCTGCTGGCGGCCGTGTTGGCGGGCGAGCCGCCGCGGCTGGTGCTGGGGCTACCGGGCAATCCGGTCTCGGCCCTGGTCTGCCTGCACCGCTACCTGCTGCCCCTGTTGGCGGAGGTGGCCGGCCGCCCCCCGGCCCCCCGCCCCGTGCGGCTGGCCCAGGCGGTGGAGGGGATCGGCCCCCTGACCCTCTTCCTGCCCGTGGCCTTGAGCGAGGAGGCGGGCGCCACCCTGGCCTGGCCGCATCCCACCGCGGGCAGCGGCGACTACCTGGCCCTGGTCGGCAGCGCGGGCTTCGTCCAGCTGGATCAGCCCCACGCCGGCCACAATCGGCAAGAGACCGGTGCCGTCGCCGTTTTCCACCCCTGGAGCTGAGGTGACCATGCTGCTGGATCCAGCCGGCCGGCGCATCCGCAAGCTGCGCGTCTCCCTGACGGACGCCTGCCAGTTCCGCTGTTTCTACTGCCTGCCCGCGACTCCCCGCTTCCTGCCGCACCAGCGCCTGCTGCCCGCGGCAGAGCTGATCGAGCTGGTCGGGCGCCTGGCGGAGCTGGGCATCGACGAGCTGCGCCTCACCGGCGGCGAGCCCACCCTGCGCCCCGAGCTGCTGGAGATCGTGCGCGGCCTGGCGCGCCTGCCCATCGCCAAGCTGGGCATGACGACCAACGCCCAGCGTCTGGAACCGCTCCTGCCCGCCCTGCGCGGGGCGGGGCTGCACGGCGTCAACATCAGTCTGGACAGCCTGCGGCCGGAGACCTTCGCCCGCATCACCGGTGGCCGCCAACCCGCGCAGGTGCTGGCCGCCGCCCGAGCCGCGCGCGACCAGGGCCTGCAGGTCAAGCTCAACGTGGTCCTCTTCCGCGGGCTCAACGACGGCGAGGTGCCGGACTTCCTGCGCCTGGCCGAAGCAGAGGGCGTGACCGTGCGCTTCCTGGAGCTGATGCGCATCGGGGTCGCGTCCCAGCGGCAGCCTGCCTTGTTCATCCCGGCGGACGAAGTGATCGCCACGCTGCGGGCGGCGGGGGAGCGGCTCACGCCCCTGCCCGGGCCGCCCGACGCCACCTCCTTCGACTACGCCACGGCGGGCGGCGGCCGCATCGGCTTCATCGCCAGCGAGTCGCGCCCCTTCTGCGCCGGCTGTTCGCGCCTGCGGCTGTCGGCCACCGGCTTCCTGCGCGCATGCCTGATGAGCGGCGATGGCCTCGACCTGCGCGGCTTGCCTCCCGCGGAGCTGCTCGCGGCGCTGGCGCGGGTGCTGGCCATGAGGCCGCTGGACCGCATCGCGCAGGTGGACGAGGTGATGGCCAGGATTGGAGGGTGAAATGGAAGGATTGAGCCACCTGGATCCGGACGGACGCCCCGCCATGGTGGACGTGGGCGGCAAGCCCGTCACGGCGCGCCGCGCCCTGGCGGAGGGGCGGGTCCGGCTGCCCGCTGCCGTGGCCGCCCTGCTTCGCGACGGCGAGCTGGACAGCCCCAAGGGGCCCGTCCTCCACACCGCCATCCTGGCCGGGACGATGGCCGCCAAGCGCACGGCCGAGCTGATCCCCCTCTGCCACCCGCTGCCGCTGGAGCGCGTGCGGCTCAGCATCCAGGTGGAGGCGGGCGACGAAGGGTGCGCCGTCGCCCTACTGCGCTGCGAGGCCGCCCTCCACGGCCGCACCGGGGTGGAGATGGAGGCCCTCACCGGCGTGGCGGTGGCGGCCCTCACCATCGTCGACATGTGCAAGGCGCTCAGCCACGAGCTGGTCATCGACGGCATCCGCCTGCTGGAGAAGGAGGGTGGCCGCCGCACGGTGCGTGACGGTCGCCTGGTGCCGGCATGAGCGGGGGACGTCACGGCGAGGGCCGGCGTGGCGAAGGCCGCGGCCCCCTCTTCCACCCCTTCGAGCTGGCCGTCTGCGGCCACTCGGGCAGCGGCAAGACCACCCTGCTGGAGCGGCTCGTACGCCGCTTGGCCCCCACCCGCCGCGTGGGCTATGTCAAGCGCGACGTCCACGGTTTCCAGATGGACCACGAGGGCAAGGACACCTGGCGCCTGCGCGAGGCGGGGGCCTGCGCCCTGCAGATCCAGTCCGGCGAGGCCTGGGCGGGCGGCCTGACGGGAGGCGCCGCGCCCGCCCTCTCCCGCCAGCTCTTCGCCGCCTGCGATCTGGTGCTGCTGGAAGGCTATCGGCGGGAGCCGCGCCTGGACAAACTTGTCTTCCTCGAGGGCTGCGAACCCACCGAGCAGCCGCTCCGCGTGGCGGGGCTGCTCACCAAGGAGTCCGGTCGGGTGGACCAAGCTCTTCCCGCCGCCTGGGCCGCCGCCCTGCCCGCGGGGGAGGCGCCCCCCCTCTTCCATCGTGACGACGTGGCGGGCATCGCCGATTGGCTGCTGGAGCGCTTCACGGCCCGGCTGGCGGCCCGCCCCCTGCGCGGCCTGGTCCTGGCGGGCGGCCACAGCAGGCGCATGGGCCGCGACAAGGCCCTGCTCGAGTACGACGGCGTGCCGCAGGTGGAGCGCGCCGCCCGCCTGCTGGAGTCCTGCTGCCAGACCGTGCACATCTCAGCCCGGGCCGGCCAGGGGCGCGAGATGCTGGGCCGCCCCCTCATCGAAGACCGCTTCGTGGAGATGGGTCCGGTCGGCGGCATCCTTTCCGCCCTCGAGGCGGACCCGGAGGCGGCCTGGCTGGTTCTGGGCTGCGACCTGCCTTTCGTCACGCCGGAGCTCCTGGACGCCCTGTTGGCCGGGCGCGACCCCTGGCGCGTGGCGACGGCTTTCCGCGATCCCGCCAGCGGGCTGCCCGAGCCGCTCTGCGCCGTGTGGGAGCCCCGTTCGCGCGCGCTCCTGCTGGGCAACCTGGCGGCGGAGACACGCTGCCCGCGTCGCGCCCTGGACCACAAGGGCGCCCTCCTCCTCGACCTGCCCGATCCGCGGGCGCT belongs to bacterium and includes:
- the mobB gene encoding molybdopterin-guanine dinucleotide biosynthesis protein B, coding for MSGGRHGEGRRGEGRGPLFHPFELAVCGHSGSGKTTLLERLVRRLAPTRRVGYVKRDVHGFQMDHEGKDTWRLREAGACALQIQSGEAWAGGLTGGAAPALSRQLFAACDLVLLEGYRREPRLDKLVFLEGCEPTEQPLRVAGLLTKESGRVDQALPAAWAAALPAGEAPPLFHRDDVAGIADWLLERFTARLAARPLRGLVLAGGHSRRMGRDKALLEYDGVPQVERAARLLESCCQTVHISARAGQGREMLGRPLIEDRFVEMGPVGGILSALEADPEAAWLVLGCDLPFVTPELLDALLAGRDPWRVATAFRDPASGLPEPLCAVWEPRSRALLLGNLAAETRCPRRALDHKGALLLDLPDPRALENVNRPEELEAARLRWREDR
- the moaC gene encoding cyclic pyranopterin monophosphate synthase MoaC: MEGLSHLDPDGRPAMVDVGGKPVTARRALAEGRVRLPAAVAALLRDGELDSPKGPVLHTAILAGTMAAKRTAELIPLCHPLPLERVRLSIQVEAGDEGCAVALLRCEAALHGRTGVEMEALTGVAVAALTIVDMCKALSHELVIDGIRLLEKEGGRRTVRDGRLVPA
- the moaA gene encoding GTP 3',8-cyclase MoaA, with the protein product MLLDPAGRRIRKLRVSLTDACQFRCFYCLPATPRFLPHQRLLPAAELIELVGRLAELGIDELRLTGGEPTLRPELLEIVRGLARLPIAKLGMTTNAQRLEPLLPALRGAGLHGVNISLDSLRPETFARITGGRQPAQVLAAARAARDQGLQVKLNVVLFRGLNDGEVPDFLRLAEAEGVTVRFLELMRIGVASQRQPALFIPADEVIATLRAAGERLTPLPGPPDATSFDYATAGGGRIGFIASESRPFCAGCSRLRLSATGFLRACLMSGDGLDLRGLPPAELLAALARVLAMRPLDRIAQVDEVMARIGG